One region of Flavobacterium sp. KACC 22763 genomic DNA includes:
- a CDS encoding TonB-dependent receptor plug domain-containing protein, whose amino-acid sequence MKKIYFAAFAVICTNFYAQTKKDSINQMDEVIINEGRFNTPISKQNRNVYVISSETIKKLPGRTLQEVLQYANGVDIRQRGPFGTQADISVDGGSFEQTVVLLNGAKVIDSQTAHNMLNLPLPVEAIERIEVVRGPAARIYGINSLTGAINIITKKPTDSGFMVSTYAGSNFEKDTQDTGDTFYGAGVQAGAVLGKEKQQHILFASHDKSNGYRYNTAFENNKIFYQGNVQINDKNEILGSAGYIKNGFGANGFYAAPGDKNSTEIVQTTFANLQSNHQITDSWKIMPRITYRYNYDDYRYLGNSNLAVGRSQHYTNSIAGELNSTVKLSKGEIGFGAEFRNENIHSSNIGDHDRENVGLYAEYRRSFTEKLDVNIGTYLNYNSDYKWQIYPGIDASYAITDAFKIIGNVGTSQRIPSFTDLYLKQTGNVGNPDLDSENAFQSEIGFKYNKRALSLNANYFYRKIDNYIDWMRNATNVPWQSQNKGDLNTNGINLRGNYRFDFSKDSKLSILLAYTYLDSEFNSTRTETYSKYAISSLKHQITNTIDYQFKNLSVMFATRFNERITGPSYWVNDFRVSQAINKFTIFLDGQNIFNATYYEVGAVPLPSRWFTLGVKLVTF is encoded by the coding sequence ATGAAAAAGATCTATTTTGCTGCCTTTGCAGTAATTTGTACCAATTTTTACGCACAGACAAAAAAAGATTCCATCAACCAAATGGATGAAGTCATTATTAATGAAGGCCGTTTTAATACACCAATTTCTAAACAAAACAGAAATGTATATGTTATTTCGAGCGAAACCATTAAAAAACTGCCAGGAAGAACATTGCAAGAAGTATTGCAATATGCCAACGGAGTAGATATCAGACAAAGAGGACCATTTGGAACTCAAGCCGACATCAGTGTTGATGGTGGAAGTTTTGAGCAGACTGTTGTTTTATTAAACGGAGCAAAAGTAATCGATTCTCAAACGGCTCATAATATGCTAAACCTGCCTCTTCCGGTTGAAGCAATTGAAAGAATCGAAGTGGTTCGTGGACCAGCAGCAAGAATTTACGGAATTAACAGTTTAACAGGAGCCATTAATATTATTACCAAAAAACCAACCGATTCTGGATTTATGGTAAGCACTTACGCAGGATCAAATTTCGAAAAAGATACTCAAGATACTGGTGATACTTTTTACGGAGCAGGAGTTCAGGCTGGAGCAGTTTTAGGAAAAGAAAAACAGCAGCATATTCTTTTTGCTTCGCATGATAAAAGCAATGGTTACCGTTACAATACAGCATTCGAAAACAACAAAATTTTCTATCAGGGAAATGTTCAGATCAATGATAAAAATGAAATTTTAGGTTCTGCAGGTTATATCAAAAACGGATTTGGAGCAAACGGATTTTACGCTGCACCTGGAGATAAAAACTCAACAGAAATTGTTCAGACTACATTTGCCAACCTTCAGTCAAATCACCAAATTACAGATAGCTGGAAAATCATGCCGAGAATTACGTACCGCTACAATTATGATGATTACCGTTATTTAGGAAATTCAAATCTGGCAGTTGGAAGAAGTCAGCATTATACCAATTCTATTGCAGGAGAATTGAACTCTACAGTTAAATTATCTAAAGGAGAAATTGGTTTTGGAGCGGAGTTTAGAAACGAAAATATCCACTCTTCAAACATTGGAGATCACGATCGCGAAAATGTGGGACTTTATGCAGAATACAGAAGAAGCTTTACTGAAAAATTGGATGTAAATATCGGAACATATTTAAATTACAATTCAGATTATAAATGGCAGATTTATCCAGGAATCGATGCTAGTTATGCTATTACCGATGCATTTAAGATTATTGGTAATGTGGGAACAAGTCAAAGAATTCCATCTTTTACAGATTTATATTTGAAACAAACAGGAAATGTTGGAAACCCTGATTTAGATTCAGAAAATGCTTTTCAAAGTGAAATTGGATTCAAATACAACAAAAGAGCTTTGAGTTTGAATGCGAATTATTTCTACAGAAAAATTGACAATTACATCGACTGGATGCGTAATGCTACAAATGTGCCTTGGCAGAGTCAGAACAAAGGAGATTTAAACACAAATGGAATCAATTTACGCGGAAATTACAGATTTGATTTCTCTAAAGATTCTAAATTAAGTATTCTTTTAGCTTACACATATTTAGATTCAGAATTCAATAGTACGCGTACAGAAACGTATTCAAAATATGCAATTTCGTCATTAAAACATCAAATTACCAATACAATAGATTATCAGTTTAAAAACTTATCTGTAATGTTTGCCACTCGTTTTAACGAAAGAATTACAGGTCCTTCTTATTGGGTAAATGATTTTAGAGTAAGTCAGGCTATTAATAAATTCACTATTTTCTTAGATGGACAGAATATTTTTAATGCAACTTATTATGAGGTAGGAGCAGTTCCATTGCCATCACGCTGGTTTACTTTGGGGGTAAAACTGGTTACTTTTTAA
- a CDS encoding PAS domain-containing sensor histidine kinase encodes MMELINNLDLLKTAFNAAPNGIAVLKSLYTTKNKIEDFSVLLFNDYFINWINNEDYKGKRFSKVFSKIGGNTILEKCIETAETGITSHFEQCYDDERRNHWLKFTAVMQDELLVVTMEDITEEKHSENELNNALIEAEKQKRLYNSIINGTPDLVYVFDLDYKFTYANKALLTMWGKSAEDAIGRGLIENGYEDWHAEMHEKEIDTVVAEKKAIRGTVSFPHAELGRRIYDYIFVPVFNEKGEVELVVGTTRDITESKQAEEKLQQSESRFRKMIHQTPAPTLVLKGDDLIIEQINKQMLQMIGRGEEIIGMRLIDVLPELEGQYVWEQVLKVYNEGIPFDQSEVLVPHNRTGELKNYYYNLTYRPLIEEGEITGMIQVAVEVTEQVEARQKMEKSENRFRALVNASSDLVYRMDADWMVMQSLEGGGRLSGSGGHSVNWLDKFVHPSDLEQAVHLISKSIVEKSIFEMEHRIIKEDDSVRWVFSRVVPILDEKEKIVEWFGAASDITSQKELQNVIAESEEKFRQLADLVPQIIWTAQPDGFVDYFNSRWYEYTDLNEHEFGDSSWVPALHPDDVYDVLRTWYQSVNAGSSYQMEFRLKNGISKEYHWFLSKALPIRDKEGIITNWFGTCTDIHEQKSITEKLEILVADRTKELQRSNDDLQQFAHVASHDLKEPVRKIKTFVSRLEDHLENQLDESTTRYVERIHVAADRMFTMIDGVLAYSKINADSQKATIVDLNEVIKSIETDLEISLQRTGGNIYYQGLPVIEGASVLLYQLFYNLINNSIKFARENVPPLITINAKEQIEGGRRTAVITVEDNGIGFDLDQTGRIFETFTRLNSKDRYEGTGLGLSLCKKIAERHGGNITATGIADKGAVFSITLPFEQREKDI; translated from the coding sequence ATGATGGAGTTAATAAATAATTTAGATCTTCTAAAAACCGCTTTTAATGCTGCGCCAAATGGTATTGCAGTTTTAAAATCTTTGTATACTACTAAAAATAAGATTGAAGATTTTTCGGTGTTGCTGTTTAATGATTATTTTATAAACTGGATCAATAACGAAGACTACAAAGGAAAAAGATTCAGTAAAGTTTTTTCTAAAATAGGAGGAAACACAATTCTCGAAAAATGTATTGAAACCGCAGAAACAGGAATTACATCCCATTTTGAGCAATGCTATGATGATGAAAGAAGAAACCATTGGTTGAAATTTACAGCGGTTATGCAAGACGAACTATTGGTGGTGACAATGGAAGACATTACCGAAGAGAAGCATTCTGAAAATGAACTCAATAATGCATTAATTGAAGCTGAAAAACAAAAAAGACTTTACAATTCTATAATAAACGGAACTCCCGATTTGGTTTATGTATTTGATCTGGATTATAAGTTTACTTATGCCAATAAAGCTCTATTGACAATGTGGGGTAAATCGGCTGAGGATGCTATAGGACGCGGATTAATAGAAAACGGATATGAAGATTGGCATGCCGAAATGCACGAAAAGGAAATAGATACTGTAGTGGCTGAAAAAAAAGCTATTAGAGGAACTGTTTCTTTTCCGCATGCAGAACTCGGAAGAAGAATTTACGACTATATTTTTGTTCCAGTTTTTAATGAAAAAGGAGAAGTCGAACTTGTGGTTGGAACTACAAGGGATATTACTGAAAGTAAACAGGCAGAAGAAAAACTGCAGCAAAGTGAAAGCCGTTTTCGCAAAATGATTCATCAGACGCCGGCTCCAACTTTGGTGTTAAAAGGTGACGATTTAATTATTGAGCAGATAAATAAACAGATGCTGCAAATGATTGGCCGTGGTGAAGAAATTATTGGCATGCGATTGATTGATGTGCTGCCTGAGCTTGAAGGCCAATATGTATGGGAGCAGGTTTTAAAGGTTTATAACGAAGGAATTCCTTTTGATCAAAGTGAAGTTCTTGTGCCACACAATCGAACGGGAGAATTAAAAAACTATTATTATAATTTAACGTATCGACCTTTAATTGAAGAAGGGGAGATAACAGGAATGATACAAGTGGCGGTTGAGGTTACAGAACAAGTTGAAGCCCGTCAGAAAATGGAAAAAAGCGAAAACCGTTTTCGAGCTTTAGTCAATGCATCTTCTGATTTGGTTTATCGTATGGATGCCGATTGGATGGTGATGCAAAGTCTTGAAGGAGGAGGAAGGCTTTCTGGCTCTGGTGGCCATAGCGTCAATTGGCTAGATAAATTTGTTCATCCTAGCGATTTGGAACAAGCAGTTCATCTGATTTCTAAATCTATCGTAGAGAAAAGCATTTTTGAAATGGAACACAGAATTATTAAAGAAGATGATTCTGTACGATGGGTTTTCTCCAGAGTGGTTCCGATATTAGATGAAAAAGAAAAAATTGTAGAATGGTTTGGCGCTGCTAGTGATATTACTTCACAAAAAGAACTTCAAAATGTTATTGCAGAAAGCGAAGAGAAATTTAGGCAGCTTGCAGATTTGGTGCCGCAAATTATCTGGACCGCACAACCCGATGGATTTGTAGATTATTTCAACAGCAGATGGTATGAGTACACTGATCTTAACGAGCATGAATTTGGCGATTCAAGTTGGGTTCCAGCGCTCCATCCTGACGATGTTTACGATGTTTTAAGAACTTGGTACCAAAGCGTTAATGCGGGTTCTTCTTATCAAATGGAATTTCGTTTAAAAAATGGAATTTCGAAAGAATACCATTGGTTTTTGAGTAAAGCACTTCCTATTAGAGATAAAGAAGGAATCATTACCAATTGGTTTGGCACCTGCACCGATATTCATGAACAAAAATCGATTACCGAAAAACTGGAAATTTTGGTAGCAGACCGCACCAAAGAACTCCAACGTTCAAATGATGATTTGCAGCAATTTGCCCATGTTGCATCGCACGATTTAAAAGAACCCGTTAGAAAAATAAAAACATTTGTAAGCCGTTTAGAAGACCATCTCGAAAATCAGCTGGATGAATCGACAACGAGATATGTTGAAAGAATCCATGTAGCGGCAGACAGAATGTTTACTATGATTGACGGTGTGCTTGCCTATTCTAAAATCAATGCCGACTCGCAAAAAGCAACAATCGTTGATCTCAATGAAGTCATAAAAAGCATAGAAACCGATCTTGAAATTTCACTTCAAAGAACAGGCGGAAATATTTATTATCAAGGGCTTCCTGTTATTGAAGGAGCTTCCGTACTACTCTATCAGTTATTCTATAATCTGATAAACAATTCTATTAAATTTGCTAGAGAAAATGTTCCGCCACTGATTACCATTAATGCAAAAGAACAAATTGAAGGCGGTAGAAGGACAGCTGTAATTACGGTAGAAGACAACGGAATTGGGTTTGATCTCGATCAGACTGGACGCATTTTTGAAACTTTTACCCGTCTAAACTCTAAAGACCGTTATGAAGGAACTGGCTTAGGATTATCTCTTTGTAAAAAAATAGCGGAACGTCACGGAGGAAACATTACCGCAACCGGAATTGCTGATAAAGGAGCTGTTTTTAGTATTACACTGCCATTTGAACAAAGAGAAAAAGATATTTAA
- a CDS encoding TlpA disulfide reductase family protein, translated as MKKILLGFALFLGVVQTQAQESNLQLKGTVADTVAQYVYLQKFHNKMFTTIDSAKVKDGNFSFKTKVKTPDLYGLSVNTESSPLYVFLEKDPITVKLSPKKYYTASVVEGSASQDLFEAYKKSKDVEISKFITENPKSIVSAYVLYRNWSYRLTPEQITQNIALLDKSLQNTTYVKELKELAIVLDGLAVGKKAPDFTANDPDGKPVRLYDNLKGYTLVDFWASWCGPCRRENPNIVAAYKEFHEKGFNIVGISLDKKKENWIKGIKDDNLTWTHVSDLLFWNSAVAKLYGVRAIPGNYLVDSKGIIVAKNLHGEELQSTLKRLLGQAN; from the coding sequence ATGAAAAAAATACTATTAGGTTTTGCTTTGTTTCTTGGAGTTGTTCAAACTCAGGCACAGGAAAGTAATTTACAATTAAAAGGAACTGTTGCAGATACTGTGGCGCAATACGTTTACTTGCAGAAGTTTCACAATAAAATGTTTACCACGATTGATTCGGCAAAAGTAAAAGACGGAAACTTTAGTTTTAAAACAAAAGTAAAAACACCAGATTTATACGGATTAAGCGTCAATACAGAAAGTTCGCCATTGTATGTTTTTCTTGAAAAAGACCCGATTACGGTAAAACTAAGTCCGAAGAAATATTATACAGCCTCTGTGGTTGAAGGTTCAGCTTCACAGGATTTGTTTGAAGCCTATAAAAAGAGCAAAGATGTTGAAATCAGCAAATTCATAACAGAAAATCCAAAATCTATCGTTTCGGCTTATGTATTATACAGAAACTGGTCATATAGATTAACGCCAGAGCAGATTACACAAAATATTGCTTTGCTAGATAAAAGTCTTCAAAACACCACTTACGTGAAAGAATTAAAAGAACTGGCTATTGTTTTAGACGGATTAGCAGTAGGTAAAAAAGCCCCAGATTTTACAGCCAATGATCCTGATGGAAAGCCAGTTCGCCTTTATGATAATTTGAAAGGGTATACTTTAGTAGATTTTTGGGCTTCATGGTGTGGTCCTTGCCGAAGAGAGAACCCGAATATTGTAGCGGCTTACAAAGAATTTCATGAGAAAGGGTTTAACATCGTCGGGATTTCTCTGGATAAAAAGAAAGAAAACTGGATTAAGGGAATTAAGGATGATAATTTAACCTGGACACATGTTTCTGATTTGCTTTTCTGGAACAGTGCCGTTGCCAAATTATATGGTGTAAGAGCTATTCCAGGGAATTATTTGGTAGATTCTAAAGGAATAATCGTCGCGAAAAACCTGCATGGAGAAGAGTTGCAATCTACATTAAAAAGACTTTTAGGGCAGGCAAATTAA
- a CDS encoding cupin domain-containing protein, with amino-acid sequence MRTIPRRIVTGLRDGKSIIEQDEIVSNVSEHFPGLIISDIWSTDSTPAKFEEKVIENTAFPNTPKNGSYFRYVQIPPDKDLGVIVTEGEPHPLMHQTDTLDYIIIISGEIYLIVDEEETLLKAGDIVIQRGTNHAWSNKSDSPCIQLAVLLDAEKTEK; translated from the coding sequence ATGAGAACAATACCAAGAAGAATCGTAACAGGCTTACGAGACGGAAAATCAATTATAGAGCAAGATGAAATCGTTTCGAATGTATCGGAACATTTTCCTGGATTAATTATTTCTGATATCTGGTCGACAGATTCTACACCCGCAAAATTTGAGGAGAAAGTTATTGAGAATACTGCTTTTCCCAATACACCAAAAAACGGAAGTTATTTCCGTTATGTTCAGATTCCGCCTGATAAAGATTTGGGTGTGATAGTCACAGAAGGAGAACCGCATCCTTTAATGCATCAGACCGACACTCTAGATTATATCATTATCATTTCTGGTGAAATTTACCTGATTGTAGACGAAGAAGAAACTTTGTTGAAAGCTGGAGATATTGTAATTCAGCGTGGCACCAATCATGCGTGGAGTAATAAATCAGACTCGCCATGCATTCAATTGGCTGTTTTACTGGATGCTGAGAAAACTGAAAAATAA
- a CDS encoding serine hydrolase domain-containing protein, with product MKNIGIKILMVSLIFLGINGYAQENSKQPDGLERNEVYIDSMMTNALEKGFFPGAQIIVGTMDFNLIYKNYGYHDYTKKQLVKTEDVFDLASMSKVLGATLVTMRLVGNGKIKLTDQVGEIVPIYKNTAISDLTLFELLTHTSGLTPSITFYQALLSTPDNSPFLSNQKSEQYVEPFDNMYVNKNIVYDSKYLVFEPKENWVQIYKNMWLNPEFYPSVYEKIAKANTNPRGKYLYSDLNLLLVKQMIETKTGKKLDQFTNEIYKELGISKIGYNPLKWTSIDNVMPTEVDNFFRKDTVKGYVHDEAAAIFGGVSGNAGLFANAESIAVICKMLMNNGNYKGKQILKAKVVKEFTDSPLAKEGIYRGLGFDKRKPDEFFTKDDFGHTGFTGTFFFMNRNTNRFLIILTNRVNPTRTNRLMYKDDFSAKIWRQINK from the coding sequence ATGAAAAATATTGGCATCAAAATTTTAATGGTTTCCTTGATTTTTTTAGGAATAAATGGTTATGCTCAGGAAAACTCAAAACAACCAGATGGTTTAGAACGCAATGAAGTTTACATCGATTCGATGATGACAAATGCGCTTGAAAAAGGCTTTTTTCCAGGAGCACAAATTATTGTTGGTACAATGGATTTTAATTTGATTTATAAAAACTACGGCTATCATGATTATACCAAAAAGCAATTGGTAAAAACAGAGGATGTTTTTGATTTGGCTTCAATGTCTAAAGTTCTTGGCGCAACACTTGTAACAATGCGTTTGGTCGGAAATGGAAAAATTAAATTGACAGATCAAGTTGGAGAAATTGTTCCGATTTACAAAAACACAGCGATTTCCGATTTAACGCTTTTTGAACTCTTAACGCATACTTCTGGATTAACGCCAAGTATCACTTTTTATCAAGCATTGCTTTCTACGCCAGATAATTCGCCATTTTTGAGTAATCAAAAATCGGAACAATATGTTGAGCCTTTTGATAATATGTATGTAAATAAAAACATTGTTTACGATTCTAAATATTTGGTTTTTGAGCCAAAAGAAAATTGGGTTCAGATTTATAAAAACATGTGGCTCAATCCAGAATTTTATCCGTCGGTTTATGAAAAGATTGCGAAAGCGAATACAAATCCGAGAGGGAAATATTTGTACAGCGATTTAAATCTTCTTTTGGTAAAACAAATGATAGAAACTAAAACAGGAAAAAAACTCGATCAGTTTACCAATGAAATTTATAAAGAATTAGGCATTTCAAAAATTGGATATAATCCGCTAAAATGGACTTCGATCGATAATGTAATGCCAACTGAAGTAGATAATTTTTTTAGAAAAGATACTGTAAAAGGTTATGTACACGATGAAGCGGCAGCGATTTTTGGCGGTGTTTCCGGAAATGCAGGTTTGTTTGCCAATGCAGAATCGATTGCTGTTATCTGCAAAATGCTAATGAACAACGGAAATTATAAAGGAAAACAGATTCTAAAAGCAAAAGTTGTAAAAGAGTTTACAGATTCTCCGCTTGCCAAAGAAGGAATTTATCGCGGTTTAGGTTTTGATAAGAGAAAACCAGACGAGTTTTTTACAAAAGATGATTTTGGACATACGGGTTTTACAGGAACTTTTTTCTTTATGAATAGAAATACAAATCGATTTTTAATTATTCTGACGAATCGAGTTAACCCAACTAGAACAAACCGGTTAATGTACAAAGACGATTTTAGTGCTAAAATCTGGAGGCAAATTAATAAATAA
- a CDS encoding TolC family protein, whose protein sequence is MYYWQFRVLNLKYLTFVLLYCCNLSFAQQDTSSLASAKKIRLDEAILLGIKNNRQLKLANADLAIANENVSQAKIAKAPRISLNGGYNYIGDPKLYEGFYARNVTVYYYDHQAFANIISSLPIYAGNAINTRINQQELISEMQESAVKMTEADVKNAITEQYFTLEKLYRQIEVTKQNIINTDIRINQLKSRVKNGQNLTSDLLRTELQQSNFKVSVFRSTNTIQLISNYLDILIGFPTNTILKPEVAESMIPTENMNLQESLEEAFLNREEMKRADIRIKLSESSLSLTKSGFKPSLNANLILNTEYPAQWPNYVNILNYWAAGLSLNWDISSFYNLKHRIGSDKLEIDKSNIALEVTKDQITTEVKNAYVRYVESKENIKTYKKDVELSMSNYKIVKSRYDNDFALISEIVDAELQLNNSRISLVNANLDLIIQYYSLQYAMGKL, encoded by the coding sequence ATGTATTATTGGCAATTTAGAGTTTTAAATTTAAAATATTTGACTTTTGTCTTATTGTACTGCTGTAATTTAAGTTTTGCGCAGCAAGATACCAGTAGTCTGGCATCTGCAAAAAAGATAAGACTTGATGAGGCAATTTTATTAGGCATTAAAAATAACCGGCAATTGAAACTGGCAAATGCCGATTTGGCTATTGCCAATGAAAATGTCAGTCAGGCTAAAATTGCAAAAGCGCCAAGAATAAGTTTAAACGGTGGTTACAATTATATTGGAGATCCTAAACTTTACGAAGGATTTTATGCTAGAAATGTTACCGTATATTATTACGATCATCAGGCCTTTGCCAATATTATTTCTTCGCTCCCAATTTATGCTGGAAATGCCATTAATACCAGAATTAATCAGCAGGAATTAATTAGTGAGATGCAGGAATCGGCTGTAAAAATGACCGAAGCTGATGTCAAAAATGCCATTACCGAACAATATTTTACACTTGAGAAATTATACCGACAAATTGAGGTTACGAAACAGAATATTATCAATACTGACATTCGAATCAATCAGTTAAAATCGCGTGTAAAAAATGGTCAGAATCTTACGAGTGATCTTCTGAGAACCGAATTGCAGCAGTCTAATTTTAAGGTTTCGGTTTTTAGAAGCACCAATACGATTCAGCTTATCAGTAATTATCTGGATATATTAATCGGATTTCCGACTAATACAATTCTGAAACCCGAAGTGGCAGAAAGTATGATTCCGACAGAAAATATGAATCTGCAGGAAAGTTTAGAAGAAGCATTTCTGAATAGGGAAGAGATGAAACGGGCAGATATAAGAATTAAGTTATCAGAATCTTCATTAAGTCTCACCAAAAGCGGATTTAAACCGAGCTTAAATGCAAACTTAATTTTGAATACCGAATATCCGGCGCAGTGGCCCAATTATGTTAATATTCTCAATTATTGGGCAGCAGGACTTTCTTTGAATTGGGATATTTCGAGTTTTTATAACCTGAAACACCGCATAGGCAGCGATAAATTGGAAATCGATAAAAGCAATATAGCTCTAGAAGTGACCAAAGACCAGATTACTACCGAAGTTAAAAATGCGTACGTGAGATATGTAGAAAGCAAAGAAAATATTAAAACCTATAAAAAAGATGTAGAGCTGTCAATGAGCAATTATAAAATTGTAAAAAGCCGATATGATAACGATTTTGCTTTAATCAGTGAGATTGTAGATGCGGAATTGCAATTAAATAATTCTAGAATTTCACTTGTAAACGCCAATTTAGATTTAATCATTCAATATTACTCACTTCAATATGCAATGGGCAAACTTTAA
- a CDS encoding aminotransferase class V-fold PLP-dependent enzyme → MNAIEPTTKPTEPECYFSKFRENTIGIDHTFESVYGEQNLVYADWVASGRLYAPIEDIMLNKIGPMIANTHSLSSQTGKTSTYAYQHARDIIKKSVNANESDVLVTTGSGMTAALSKLQRIMALRTKSEEDRPVVFITHMEHHSNQVSWYETNAEVVILPPDENNLVDPKALSSAIKKYADRSLKIGSFTACSNVTGIITPYHELAKIMHQNGGLCFVDFAASAPYVKIDMHPKDPDEQLDAIFFSPHKFLGGPGTCGILVFNEKLYQSDFPDNPGGGNVRWTNPLGKYCYSDVIEVREDGGTPGFLQVIRTALALELKEQMNVEKIREREKELLDLCFSRLQKIQGLSILGDLTTERIGCVSFVIEDIHYNLIVRLLNDRFGIQVRGGWSCASTYAHYLFNINEKKSAEITNELLQRNQTNKPGWVRLSLHPITTNEELFYICDAIEKVASNYKKWKKDYEYNPVSNEFENPEIKDTIAREVNEWFKLD, encoded by the coding sequence ATGAATGCTATTGAGCCAACAACAAAACCAACAGAGCCTGAATGTTACTTTTCTAAATTTAGAGAAAATACAATAGGAATTGACCATACTTTTGAATCGGTTTATGGAGAACAAAATCTAGTTTACGCAGACTGGGTTGCCAGCGGAAGATTATACGCGCCGATTGAAGATATAATGCTCAATAAAATTGGTCCCATGATTGCCAATACGCATTCGCTTTCAAGTCAGACAGGAAAAACCTCGACTTATGCCTATCAGCATGCGAGAGATATTATTAAAAAGTCCGTTAATGCCAACGAATCGGATGTTTTGGTAACTACAGGAAGCGGTATGACGGCAGCTTTATCAAAACTGCAGCGTATTATGGCGCTTCGAACCAAATCGGAAGAAGATAGACCTGTGGTTTTTATTACTCACATGGAACATCATTCTAATCAGGTTTCGTGGTATGAAACAAATGCCGAAGTGGTTATTCTGCCGCCTGATGAGAACAATTTAGTCGACCCAAAAGCTCTTTCATCGGCAATCAAAAAATATGCAGACAGAAGCTTAAAAATCGGTTCGTTTACTGCTTGTTCGAATGTTACGGGAATTATTACGCCTTATCACGAATTAGCCAAAATCATGCATCAAAACGGCGGACTTTGTTTTGTAGATTTTGCAGCCTCAGCTCCGTATGTCAAAATCGATATGCATCCAAAAGATCCAGACGAACAATTGGATGCGATTTTCTTTTCGCCACATAAATTTTTAGGCGGACCCGGAACTTGCGGTATTTTGGTTTTTAATGAAAAATTATATCAATCTGATTTTCCTGATAATCCAGGCGGAGGAAATGTAAGATGGACTAATCCGTTAGGGAAATATTGTTACAGCGATGTAATAGAAGTAAGAGAAGATGGCGGAACTCCGGGGTTTTTGCAAGTTATTAGAACGGCATTGGCTTTAGAATTGAAAGAGCAGATGAACGTGGAGAAAATCAGAGAAAGAGAAAAAGAGTTGCTAGATCTTTGTTTTTCCAGACTTCAAAAAATACAAGGCTTATCTATTTTAGGAGATTTAACCACAGAACGAATTGGCTGTGTCTCGTTTGTGATTGAGGATATTCATTACAATTTGATCGTAAGACTTTTAAATGACCGTTTTGGGATTCAGGTTCGCGGGGGCTGGTCGTGTGCGAGTACTTATGCGCATTATCTGTTTAATATCAACGAAAAGAAATCGGCAGAAATTACAAATGAATTATTACAGCGAAATCAGACCAATAAACCAGGTTGGGTTCGTTTATCACTGCATCCAATTACAACCAATGAAGAGCTTTTTTATATCTGCGATGCGATTGAAAAAGTAGCTTCGAATTATAAAAAATGGAAAAAAGATTATGAATATAATCCGGTTTCAAATGAATTTGAGAATCCCGAGATTAAAGATACCATTGCAAGAGAAGTAAATGAATGGTTTAAGTTAGATTAA
- a CDS encoding response regulator, producing the protein MSKKIILLADDDQDDAEMFCEALADIDENIVCHCAENGDKALKMLKNQDKIPSVVFLDLNMPIMNGWECLKQLKSEENFKDIPVIMISTSSHKNDMEAAGNLGAFCYFVKPNNFNDLKQVLGLITSNLENGFKEPLLNLEKNKYLHLFL; encoded by the coding sequence ATGAGTAAGAAAATAATATTATTAGCTGACGATGATCAAGATGACGCAGAAATGTTTTGCGAAGCCTTGGCTGATATAGATGAAAATATTGTTTGTCATTGTGCAGAAAATGGTGATAAAGCATTGAAAATGCTGAAAAATCAAGATAAAATTCCAAGTGTCGTTTTTTTAGATTTAAATATGCCTATTATGAATGGGTGGGAATGTTTGAAACAATTAAAATCGGAAGAGAATTTTAAAGATATTCCGGTAATTATGATTTCTACTTCTTCGCACAAAAATGATATGGAAGCAGCTGGGAACCTTGGAGCATTCTGTTATTTTGTGAAGCCAAATAATTTTAACGATCTAAAACAAGTCCTCGGATTAATTACTTCAAATCTCGAAAACGGATTCAAAGAGCCTCTTTTAAATCTGGAAAAGAATAAATATCTGCATCTTTTTCTTTAG